A window of the Pseudomonas gozinkensis genome harbors these coding sequences:
- the gyrA gene encoding DNA gyrase subunit A, whose protein sequence is MGELAKEILPVNIEDELKQSYLDYAMSVIVGRALPDARDGLKPVHRRVLFAMSELGNDFNKPYKKSARVVGDVIGKYHPHGDTAVYDTIVRMAQPFSLRYLLVDGQGNFGSVDGDNAAAMRYTEVRMTKLAHELLADLHKETVDWVPNYDGTELIPAVMPTRVPNLLVNGSSGIAVGMATNIPPHNLGEVIDGCLALIDNPELTVDELMQYIPGPDFPTAAIINGRAGIIEAYRTGRGRIYMRARSIIEDIDKVGGRQQIVITELPYQLNKARLIEKIAELVKEKKLEGITELRDESDKDGMRVVIELRRGEVPEVILNNLYAQTQLQSVFGINIVALIDGRPRILNLKDLLEAFVRHRREVVTRRTVFELRKARERGHILEGQAVALSNIDPVIALIKASPTPSEAKEALVSTPWESSAVVAMVERAGADSCRPENLDPQYGLRDGKYFLSPEQAQAILELRLHRLTGLEHEKLLAEYQEILNQIGELIRILNSAVRLMEVIREELEVIRAEYGDVRRTEILDARLDLTLGDMIPEEERVVTISHGGYAKTQPLAAYQAQRRGGKGKSATGVKDEDYIAHLLVANSHTTLLLFSSKGKVYWLKTYEIPEASRAARGRPLVNLLPLDDGEYITTMLPVEEYTEGHYIFMATANGTVKKTPLESFSRQRSVGLIALELDEGDVLISAAITDGEREVMLFSDGGKVTRFKESDVRAMGRTARGVRGMRLPEGQKLISMLIPEEGSQILTASERGYGKRTAITEFPEYKRGGQGVIAMVSNERNGRLVGAVQVLDGEEIMLISDQGTLVRTRVDEVSSLGRNTQGVTLIKLAKDETLVGLERVQEPSEVEGEEFEGEEGVELEEGVIGAEPDDAVDNLQADAADEEESQD, encoded by the coding sequence ATGGGCGAACTGGCCAAAGAAATCCTCCCGGTCAATATCGAAGACGAGCTGAAACAGTCCTACCTCGACTACGCGATGAGCGTGATCGTCGGCCGTGCACTGCCGGATGCGCGCGATGGCTTGAAGCCCGTGCACCGTCGCGTGCTGTTCGCGATGAGCGAGCTGGGCAACGACTTCAACAAGCCGTACAAGAAATCTGCCCGTGTCGTCGGTGACGTGATCGGTAAGTATCACCCGCACGGTGATACCGCGGTGTACGACACCATCGTCCGCATGGCGCAGCCTTTCTCCCTGCGTTACCTGCTGGTCGACGGCCAGGGCAACTTCGGTTCGGTGGACGGCGACAACGCCGCGGCCATGCGATACACCGAAGTGCGCATGACCAAGCTGGCGCACGAGCTGCTGGCCGACCTGCACAAGGAAACCGTGGACTGGGTGCCGAACTACGACGGCACCGAACTGATCCCGGCGGTCATGCCGACCCGCGTTCCGAACCTGCTGGTCAACGGTTCCAGCGGTATCGCCGTGGGCATGGCGACCAACATTCCGCCGCACAACCTCGGTGAAGTCATCGACGGTTGCCTGGCCCTCATCGACAACCCCGAGCTGACCGTCGATGAGCTGATGCAATACATTCCCGGTCCGGACTTCCCGACTGCCGCGATCATCAACGGTCGCGCCGGTATCATCGAAGCCTACCGCACCGGTCGCGGCCGCATTTACATGCGCGCCCGCTCGATCATCGAAGACATCGACAAGGTCGGTGGTCGTCAGCAGATCGTCATCACCGAACTCCCTTACCAGCTGAACAAGGCACGTCTGATCGAGAAGATCGCCGAGCTGGTAAAAGAGAAGAAACTCGAAGGCATCACCGAACTGCGCGACGAGTCCGACAAGGACGGTATGCGCGTCGTGATCGAACTGCGTCGCGGCGAAGTGCCTGAGGTGATCCTCAACAACCTCTACGCCCAGACCCAGCTGCAATCGGTATTCGGCATCAACATCGTTGCGCTGATCGACGGCCGTCCGCGGATCCTGAACCTCAAGGATCTGCTGGAAGCCTTCGTCCGTCACCGCCGCGAAGTGGTTACCCGCCGTACCGTGTTCGAACTGCGCAAGGCGCGCGAGCGTGGTCACATCCTTGAAGGTCAGGCCGTTGCCCTGTCGAACATCGACCCGGTCATTGCCCTGATCAAGGCTTCGCCGACTCCGTCGGAAGCCAAGGAAGCGCTGGTCAGCACGCCGTGGGAATCCTCGGCGGTGGTGGCGATGGTTGAGCGTGCCGGTGCCGATTCGTGCCGTCCGGAAAACCTCGATCCGCAATACGGTCTGCGCGACGGCAAGTACTTCCTGTCGCCAGAGCAGGCGCAAGCCATTCTGGAACTGCGTCTGCACCGTCTGACCGGTCTGGAGCACGAAAAGCTGCTGGCCGAGTATCAAGAGATCCTCAACCAGATCGGCGAGCTGATCCGCATCCTCAACAGCGCCGTGCGCCTGATGGAAGTGATCCGCGAAGAGCTGGAAGTGATCCGCGCCGAATACGGCGACGTGCGCCGTACCGAAATCCTCGATGCCCGTCTCGACCTGACCCTGGGTGACATGATCCCGGAAGAAGAGCGCGTCGTGACCATCTCCCACGGTGGCTATGCCAAGACCCAGCCGCTGGCTGCGTACCAGGCTCAGCGTCGTGGCGGCAAAGGCAAATCGGCTACCGGTGTGAAGGATGAGGACTACATCGCTCACCTGCTGGTCGCCAACAGCCACACCACGCTGCTGCTGTTCTCCAGCAAGGGCAAGGTGTACTGGCTGAAGACTTACGAAATTCCGGAAGCGTCCCGTGCTGCCCGTGGTCGTCCGCTGGTCAACCTGCTGCCGCTGGATGACGGTGAATACATCACCACCATGCTGCCGGTCGAGGAATACACCGAAGGTCACTACATCTTCATGGCCACCGCCAACGGCACCGTGAAGAAGACCCCGCTGGAATCCTTCAGCCGTCAGCGCAGCGTCGGTCTGATCGCGCTGGAGCTGGACGAAGGCGACGTGCTGATCTCCGCGGCCATCACCGATGGCGAGCGTGAAGTGATGCTGTTCTCCGATGGAGGCAAGGTCACTCGCTTCAAGGAATCCGACGTTCGCGCCATGGGCCGTACCGCCCGCGGTGTGCGCGGCATGCGTCTGCCGGAAGGGCAGAAGCTGATTTCGATGCTGATCCCGGAAGAAGGCAGCCAGATCCTCACCGCTTCCGAGCGCGGCTACGGCAAGCGCACCGCGATCACCGAGTTCCCTGAGTACAAGCGTGGCGGCCAGGGCGTGATCGCCATGGTCAGCAACGAGCGTAACGGCCGTCTGGTCGGTGCGGTTCAGGTGCTCGACGGCGAGGAGATCATGTTGATTTCCGACCAGGGCACGCTGGTGCGTACCCGTGTCGACGAAGTCTCCAGCCTGGGTCGTAACACCCAGGGCGTGACCCTGATCAAGCTGGCCAAGGATGAAACCCTGGTCGGTCTGGAGCGGGTCCAGGAGCCGTCGGAAGTCGAGGGTGAAGAGTTTGAAGGTGAAGAAGGTGTCGAACTGGAAGAAGGCGTGATCGGCGCCGAACCGGACGATGCGGTCGACAACCTGCAGGCGGACGCCGCAGACGAAGAAGAGTCGCAAGACTAA
- the pheA gene encoding prephenate dehydratase → MSEQELKALRVRIDNLDEKILQLISDRARCAEEVARVKMASLAEGEQPVFYRPEREAQVLKRVMERNKGPLGNEEMARLFREIMSSCLALENPLKVAYLGPEGTFTQAAAMKHFGHAVISKPMAAIDEVFREVAAGAVNFGVVPVENSTEGAVNHTLDSFLEHDMVICGEVELRIHHHLLVGESTKTDSISRIYSHAQSLAQCRKWLDAHYPNVERVAVSSNAEAAKRVKGEWNSAAIAGDMAAGLYGLTRLAEKIEDRPDNSTRFLMIGNQEVPPTGDDKTSIIVSMSNKPGALHELLVPFHDNGIDLTRIETRPSRSGKWTYVFFIDFVGHHRDPLIKGVLEKISQEAVALKVLGSYPKAVL, encoded by the coding sequence ATGTCCGAGCAGGAGCTCAAGGCGCTACGCGTTCGCATCGACAACCTTGATGAGAAGATCCTCCAGCTGATCAGTGATCGCGCACGCTGCGCCGAGGAAGTTGCCCGCGTCAAGATGGCCAGTCTGGCCGAAGGCGAGCAGCCGGTGTTCTACCGTCCCGAGCGTGAGGCGCAGGTCCTCAAGCGCGTGATGGAGCGTAACAAGGGGCCGCTGGGCAACGAAGAGATGGCGCGCTTGTTCCGCGAAATCATGTCTTCGTGTCTGGCCCTTGAGAACCCGCTGAAAGTCGCTTACCTGGGGCCGGAAGGCACTTTCACCCAGGCGGCGGCCATGAAGCACTTTGGTCATGCAGTGATCAGCAAGCCGATGGCGGCGATCGACGAAGTGTTCCGTGAAGTGGCGGCCGGTGCGGTGAATTTCGGCGTAGTGCCGGTGGAAAACTCCACCGAGGGCGCGGTCAACCACACCCTCGACAGCTTCCTCGAACACGACATGGTCATCTGTGGCGAAGTCGAGCTGCGGATTCACCACCACTTGTTGGTCGGTGAAAGCACCAAGACCGACAGCATTAGCCGTATCTATTCCCACGCCCAGTCGCTGGCCCAGTGCCGCAAGTGGCTGGACGCCCATTACCCGAATGTCGAGCGCGTGGCGGTGTCCAGCAACGCCGAAGCGGCCAAGCGGGTCAAGGGTGAGTGGAACTCGGCGGCGATCGCCGGTGACATGGCGGCCGGGCTGTACGGCCTGACCCGTCTGGCCGAGAAGATCGAGGATCGTCCGGACAACTCCACGCGCTTCCTGATGATCGGTAACCAGGAAGTGCCGCCGACCGGCGACGACAAGACGTCGATCATCGTGTCCATGAGCAACAAGCCCGGCGCGCTCCACGAGCTGCTGGTGCCGTTCCACGACAACGGGATCGACCTGACCCGGATCGAAACCCGTCCGTCGCGCAGCGGCAAATGGACCTACGTGTTCTTCATCGACTTCGTCGGTCATCACCGTGATCCGCTGATCAAAGGTGTACTGGAAAAGATCAGTCAGGAAGCAGTAGCACTCAAGGTGCTGGGTTCCTACCCGAAAGCAGTTCTTTAA
- the cmk gene encoding (d)CMP kinase, with amino-acid sequence MNNNAPVITIDGPSGSGKGTVAGILAKRLGWNLLDSGALYRLLAFAAHNHGVDLTNEELLKKLAAHLDVQFIAATEGQLQRIILEGDEVSDVIRTESVGSGASQVAALPAVREALLQRQRAFQEAPGLVADGRDMGTVVFPNAPLKIFLTASAEERARRRYLQLKGKVEGVSLSSLLDEIRARDERDTQRAVAPLKPAADAIQLDSTELSIDQVLERIMSEIAIRDIAG; translated from the coding sequence GTGAACAATAATGCTCCGGTCATCACCATCGACGGTCCAAGCGGCTCGGGCAAAGGCACCGTAGCCGGGATTCTGGCCAAGCGTCTGGGCTGGAATCTGCTGGATTCCGGTGCGCTGTATCGCCTGCTGGCGTTTGCTGCACACAACCATGGTGTCGACCTGACCAATGAAGAGCTGCTGAAGAAACTGGCCGCTCATCTGGATGTGCAGTTCATCGCGGCGACCGAAGGTCAGCTGCAGCGCATCATTCTGGAAGGTGACGAAGTCAGCGATGTCATCCGCACTGAAAGCGTCGGTTCCGGCGCTTCTCAGGTCGCTGCATTGCCCGCCGTGCGCGAAGCGCTGCTGCAGCGCCAGCGCGCTTTCCAGGAAGCTCCGGGCCTGGTGGCCGATGGCCGCGACATGGGCACGGTGGTTTTTCCGAATGCGCCCTTGAAGATTTTCCTGACCGCCAGTGCCGAGGAGCGGGCGCGCCGTCGATATTTGCAGTTGAAGGGCAAAGTCGAGGGTGTTAGTCTGTCGAGTCTGCTAGATGAGATCCGTGCGCGCGACGAGCGTGATACCCAGCGAGCGGTGGCCCCGCTCAAGCCGGCGGCCGACGCCATACAGCTGGATTCCACGGAGTTGTCCATCGATCAGGTGCTGGAACGCATCATGAGCGAGATCGCCATTCGCGATATCGCCGGGTGA
- the hisC gene encoding histidinol-phosphate transaminase, with protein sequence MSGNFLALAQPGVQQLSPYVPGKPVDELARELDLDPASIVKLASNENPLGASPKALAAIREALDELTRYPDGNGFALKSLLAEQCRVELNQVTLGNGSNDILELVARAYLAPGLNAVFSEHAFAVYPIATQAVGAQAKVVPAKDWGHDLPAMLAAIDANTRVVFIANPNNPTGTWFGVEALDEFLQDVPEHVLVVLDEAYIEYAEGSDLPDGLDFLAAYPNLLVSRTFSKAYGLAALRVGYGLSTPVVADVLNRVRQPFNVNSLALAAACAALKDEEYLAQSRQLNESGMQQLEAGFRELGLSWIPSKGNFICVDLGQVAAPVFQGLLREGVIVRPVANYGMPNHLRVTIGLPAENSRFLEALRKVLARG encoded by the coding sequence ATGAGTGGCAACTTCCTCGCTCTGGCACAGCCGGGCGTGCAACAACTTTCGCCATACGTGCCGGGCAAGCCCGTGGACGAGCTGGCGCGCGAGCTGGACCTGGATCCGGCAAGCATCGTCAAGCTGGCGAGCAACGAAAACCCGTTGGGCGCAAGCCCGAAAGCGCTGGCCGCGATCCGCGAAGCGCTGGACGAGCTGACCCGTTATCCGGACGGCAACGGGTTCGCCCTGAAATCCCTGCTGGCCGAGCAGTGCCGTGTCGAGCTGAACCAGGTGACCCTGGGCAACGGCTCCAACGACATTCTCGAGCTGGTGGCGCGCGCCTATCTGGCACCGGGTCTGAACGCGGTGTTCAGCGAGCACGCTTTTGCGGTCTACCCGATCGCAACCCAGGCAGTCGGCGCCCAGGCCAAGGTCGTCCCAGCCAAGGATTGGGGGCATGACCTGCCGGCGATGCTGGCCGCCATCGACGCCAACACTCGCGTCGTGTTCATTGCCAACCCGAACAACCCGACCGGCACCTGGTTCGGCGTCGAAGCGCTGGACGAGTTTCTGCAGGACGTGCCGGAGCATGTGCTGGTTGTTCTGGACGAGGCCTACATCGAATATGCCGAAGGCAGTGATCTGCCGGACGGCCTGGATTTCCTTGCGGCTTACCCGAACCTGCTGGTCTCGCGCACCTTCTCCAAGGCCTACGGACTGGCGGCGCTGCGTGTTGGCTACGGTTTGTCCACGCCAGTGGTGGCGGACGTGCTGAACCGCGTACGCCAGCCGTTCAACGTCAACAGTCTGGCCTTGGCCGCGGCATGTGCTGCACTGAAGGACGAGGAATATCTGGCGCAGAGCCGTCAGCTCAACGAGTCCGGCATGCAACAGCTGGAAGCGGGTTTTCGCGAGCTGGGTCTGAGCTGGATTCCGTCCAAGGGTAACTTTATCTGCGTCGACCTCGGTCAAGTGGCTGCTCCGGTGTTCCAGGGGCTGCTGCGTGAAGGCGTGATCGTGCGTCCGGTGGCCAACTACGGCATGCCGAACCATCTGCGGGTGACCATCGGTCTGCCGGCGGAAAACAGCCGCTTCCTCGAGGCGCTGCGCAAGGTTCTGGCTCGTGGGTGA
- the serC gene encoding 3-phosphoserine/phosphohydroxythreonine transaminase, with protein sequence MSKRAYNFCAGPAALPEAVLLRAQSEMLDWHGKGLSVMEMSHRSDDYVAIAEKAEQDLRDLLSIPSNYKVLFLQGGASQQFAEIPLNLLPENGTADYVETGIWSKKAIEEARRFGNINVAASAKPYDYLAIPGQNEWKLTPGAAYLHYASNETIGGLQFDWVPEAGDVPLVVDMSSDILSRPIDVSQYGLIYAGAQKNIGPSGLVVVIVREDLLGRARSSCPTMLDYKISADNGSMYNTPATYSWYLSGLVFEWLKEQGGVAAMEQRNKAKKDRLYGFIDNSDFYTNPISVNARSWMNVPFRLADERLDKAFLAGADARGLLNLKGHRSVGGMRASIYNALGLDAVEALVGYMAEFEKEHS encoded by the coding sequence GTGAGCAAACGAGCCTATAACTTCTGCGCAGGTCCTGCTGCGCTGCCTGAAGCTGTCCTGTTGCGTGCCCAGTCCGAGATGCTCGACTGGCACGGCAAGGGTCTGTCGGTCATGGAAATGAGCCATCGCAGCGATGACTACGTGGCCATCGCCGAGAAGGCCGAACAAGACCTGCGCGACCTGCTGTCCATCCCCTCCAATTACAAAGTGCTGTTCCTGCAGGGCGGTGCGAGCCAGCAGTTTGCCGAGATTCCGCTGAACCTGCTGCCCGAGAATGGCACTGCCGACTATGTCGAAACCGGCATCTGGTCGAAAAAAGCCATCGAGGAAGCGCGTCGCTTCGGCAACATCAACGTTGCTGCCAGCGCCAAGCCTTATGACTACCTGGCCATCCCTGGCCAGAACGAGTGGAAGCTGACCCCGGGTGCGGCCTACTTGCACTATGCGTCCAACGAAACCATCGGTGGCCTGCAGTTCGACTGGGTTCCCGAGGCCGGTGACGTTCCGCTGGTGGTCGACATGTCCTCCGACATTCTCTCGCGTCCGATCGATGTGTCGCAGTACGGTCTGATCTATGCCGGCGCGCAGAAAAACATCGGCCCGAGCGGCCTGGTCGTAGTGATCGTGCGTGAAGACCTGCTGGGCCGTGCTCGCAGCTCGTGCCCGACCATGCTCGACTACAAGATCTCGGCCGACAACGGTTCGATGTACAACACTCCGGCCACCTATTCCTGGTACCTCTCGGGCCTGGTGTTCGAGTGGCTGAAGGAGCAGGGCGGCGTCGCCGCGATGGAGCAGCGCAACAAGGCGAAGAAAGATCGCCTGTACGGCTTCATCGACAACAGCGATTTCTACACCAACCCGATCAGCGTCAACGCCCGCTCCTGGATGAACGTGCCATTCCGCCTGGCTGACGAGCGTCTGGACAAGGCGTTCCTGGCCGGCGCTGATGCCCGTGGTCTGCTCAACCTCAAGGGCCATCGTTCGGTCGGCGGCATGCGCGCGTCGATCTACAACGCCCTGGGTCTGGACGCCGTCGAAGCGCTGGTCGGTTACATGGCTGAATTCGAGAAGGAGCATTCCTGA
- the rpsA gene encoding 30S ribosomal protein S1, whose product MSESFAELFEESLKTLNLQAGSIITGVIVDIDYQARWVTVHAGLKSEALIPLEQFYNDAGDLTINVGDEVHVALDSVEDGFGETKLSREKAKRAECWIVLEAAFAAEEVVKGVINGKVKGGFTVDVNGIRAFLPGSLVDVRPVRDTTHLEGKELEFKVIKLDQKRNNVVVSRRSVLEAENSAEREALLESLQEGQQVKGIVKNLTDYGAFVDLGGVDGLLHITDMAWKRIKHPSEIVNVGDEIDVKVLKYDRERNRVSLGLKQLGEDPWVAIKARYPESTRVTARVTNLTDYGCFAELEEGVEGLVHVSEMDWTNKNIHPSKVVQVGDEVEVMVLDIDEERRRISLGIKQCKSNPWEDFSGQFNKGDKISGTIKSITDFGIFIGLDGGIDGLVHLSDISWNEVGEEAVRRFKKGDELDTVILSVDPERERISLGIKQLESDPFSEYVSVNDKGAIVTGTVKEVDAKGAIIVLADDIEATLKASEISRDRVEDARNVLKEGQQVEAKIISVDRKSRVIQLSIKSKDDAEEKEAIQSLKAAPEGEAADTTMAALLRQAMAKQN is encoded by the coding sequence ATGAGCGAAAGCTTTGCGGAACTCTTTGAAGAAAGCCTAAAGACCCTGAACCTTCAGGCAGGCTCCATCATCACCGGTGTTATCGTTGATATCGATTACCAAGCTCGCTGGGTAACCGTTCACGCTGGCCTGAAGTCCGAAGCACTGATCCCTCTGGAGCAGTTCTACAACGACGCTGGCGATCTGACTATCAATGTCGGTGACGAAGTTCACGTTGCTCTGGACTCGGTTGAAGACGGTTTCGGTGAAACCAAGCTGTCCCGTGAAAAAGCCAAGCGCGCTGAATGCTGGATCGTTCTGGAAGCAGCCTTCGCAGCTGAGGAAGTGGTCAAGGGCGTTATCAACGGTAAGGTTAAAGGCGGCTTCACTGTCGACGTTAACGGCATCCGTGCGTTCCTGCCAGGTTCCCTGGTTGACGTCCGTCCAGTGCGCGACACCACGCACCTGGAAGGCAAAGAGCTGGAATTCAAGGTCATCAAGCTGGACCAGAAGCGCAACAACGTTGTCGTTTCCCGTCGCAGCGTCCTGGAAGCCGAGAACTCCGCCGAGCGTGAAGCTCTGCTGGAATCCCTGCAGGAAGGCCAGCAAGTCAAAGGTATCGTCAAAAACCTCACCGATTACGGCGCATTCGTCGATCTGGGTGGCGTGGACGGCCTGCTGCACATCACCGACATGGCCTGGAAGCGCATCAAGCATCCTTCCGAGATCGTCAACGTTGGTGACGAAATCGACGTCAAGGTTCTGAAGTACGATCGCGAGCGCAATCGTGTTTCCCTGGGCCTGAAGCAACTGGGCGAAGATCCATGGGTTGCTATCAAAGCCCGTTACCCAGAAAGCACTCGCGTTACCGCTCGTGTAACCAACCTGACCGACTACGGCTGCTTCGCTGAGCTGGAAGAAGGCGTTGAAGGTCTGGTACACGTTTCGGAAATGGACTGGACCAACAAGAACATCCACCCTTCGAAAGTCGTACAAGTCGGCGACGAAGTGGAAGTCATGGTTCTGGACATCGACGAAGAGCGTCGTCGTATCTCCCTGGGCATCAAGCAGTGCAAGTCGAACCCATGGGAAGACTTCTCTGGCCAGTTCAACAAGGGCGACAAGATCTCCGGCACCATCAAGTCGATCACCGATTTCGGTATCTTCATTGGTCTGGACGGCGGCATCGACGGTCTGGTTCACCTGTCCGACATCTCCTGGAACGAAGTGGGCGAAGAAGCCGTACGTCGTTTCAAGAAGGGCGACGAGCTGGACACCGTTATCCTGTCGGTTGACCCGGAGCGTGAGCGTATCTCCCTGGGTATCAAGCAACTGGAAAGCGATCCGTTCTCCGAGTACGTCTCGGTTAACGACAAAGGCGCAATCGTTACTGGCACCGTGAAAGAAGTTGACGCCAAAGGCGCCATCATCGTTCTGGCCGACGATATCGAAGCGACTCTGAAAGCCTCCGAAATCAGCCGTGACCGCGTTGAAGACGCGCGTAACGTTCTGAAAGAAGGCCAGCAAGTAGAAGCCAAGATCATCAGCGTTGATCGTAAGAGCCGTGTAATCCAGCTGTCGATCAAATCGAAAGACGATGCTGAAGAGAAAGAAGCCATCCAGAGCCTGAAAGCAGCTCCGGAAGGCGAAGCAGCCGACACCACCATGGCGGCACTGCTGCGTCAAGCAATGGCCAAACAGAACTGA
- a CDS encoding bifunctional prephenate dehydrogenase/3-phosphoshikimate 1-carboxyvinyltransferase, whose protein sequence is MIGRLVVVGLGLIGGSFAKGLRESGVCREVVGVDLDPQSRKLAVELGVVDRCEDDLVAACQGADVIQLAVPILAMEKVLARLASVDLGQAILTDVGSAKGNVVRAATEAFGGMPARFVPGHPIAGSEQSGVEASNSELFRRHKVILTPLEQTDPAALAVVDRLWRELGADVEHMQVERHDEVLAATSHLPHLLAFGLVDSLAKRNENLEIFRYAAGGFRDFTRIAGSDPVMWHDIFLANREAVLRTLDTFRSDLDALRDAVDAGDGHQLLGVFTRARVAREHFSKILARRAYVDAMNSNDLIFLAQPGGRLSGRIRVPGDKSISHRSIMLGSLAEGVTEVEGFLEGEDALATLQAFRDMGVVIEGPHHGRVTIHGVGLHGLKPAPGPIYLGNSGTSMRLLSGLLAAQDFDSTLTGDASLSKRPMNRVANPLREMGAVIETAAEGRPPMTIRGGHKLKGLTYTMPMASAQVKSCLLLAGLYAEGKTTVTEPAPTRDHTERMLRGFGYPVSVDGATASVESGGKLAATHIEVPGDISSSAFFLVAASIAEGSELVLEHVGINPTRTGVIDILRLMGADITLENQREVGGEPVADLRVRAAKLKGIEIPEALVPLAIDEFPVLFVAAACAEGRTVLTGAEELRVKESDRIQVMADGLLALGVKCEPTPDGIIIDGGQIGGGEVHGHGDHRIAMAFSVASLRANAPIRIHDCANVATSFPNFLALCAQVGIRVAQEAQS, encoded by the coding sequence ATGATCGGGCGCCTGGTGGTGGTCGGTCTGGGGCTGATCGGTGGTTCGTTTGCCAAAGGCTTGCGTGAAAGCGGTGTGTGCCGCGAAGTGGTCGGGGTCGATCTCGATCCGCAATCGCGCAAGCTGGCGGTCGAGTTGGGCGTGGTGGATCGCTGCGAAGACGACCTGGTGGCGGCTTGCCAGGGCGCGGACGTGATTCAGTTGGCGGTGCCGATCCTGGCCATGGAAAAAGTGCTGGCCCGTCTGGCCAGTGTCGATCTGGGTCAGGCGATCCTGACGGATGTCGGCAGTGCCAAAGGCAACGTTGTGCGCGCGGCGACCGAAGCGTTCGGCGGCATGCCGGCACGTTTCGTGCCGGGCCATCCGATTGCCGGCTCCGAGCAGAGCGGGGTGGAGGCCTCCAACTCAGAGTTGTTCCGCCGTCATAAAGTGATTCTGACCCCGCTGGAACAGACCGATCCGGCTGCCCTGGCGGTGGTCGATCGTTTGTGGCGCGAGCTGGGCGCTGACGTCGAGCACATGCAGGTCGAGCGTCACGATGAAGTGCTGGCCGCGACCAGTCATCTGCCGCACCTGCTGGCCTTCGGTCTGGTCGATTCGTTGGCCAAGCGCAATGAAAACCTTGAGATCTTCCGTTACGCTGCGGGCGGTTTCCGTGATTTCACAAGAATCGCCGGAAGCGACCCGGTCATGTGGCATGACATCTTTCTCGCCAACCGCGAGGCTGTCCTGCGCACTCTCGATACATTTCGCAGCGACCTCGACGCCTTGCGCGACGCGGTCGATGCAGGGGATGGGCACCAATTGTTGGGCGTCTTCACGCGCGCCCGGGTTGCCCGCGAGCATTTCAGTAAAATCCTGGCCCGCAGGGCCTATGTGGACGCTATGAATTCCAACGATCTGATTTTCCTGGCTCAACCTGGTGGCCGCCTGTCCGGTCGGATTCGCGTACCGGGTGACAAATCGATTTCCCACCGTTCGATCATGCTCGGTTCCCTGGCTGAAGGCGTTACCGAAGTCGAAGGCTTCCTCGAGGGCGAAGACGCTCTGGCGACCTTGCAGGCGTTCCGCGACATGGGCGTGGTCATCGAAGGCCCGCATCACGGCCGCGTGACCATTCACGGTGTCGGCCTGCACGGCCTGAAGCCTGCGCCGGGCCCGATCTATCTGGGCAACTCCGGCACTTCGATGCGCCTGCTGTCCGGCCTGCTGGCCGCGCAGGACTTCGACAGCACCCTGACCGGTGATGCTTCGCTGTCCAAGCGCCCGATGAATCGTGTGGCCAATCCGCTGCGGGAAATGGGCGCCGTGATCGAAACCGCTGCCGAAGGTCGTCCACCGATGACCATTCGTGGCGGTCACAAGCTCAAAGGCCTGACCTACACCATGCCGATGGCCAGTGCCCAGGTTAAATCCTGCCTGTTGCTGGCGGGTCTGTACGCCGAAGGCAAGACCACCGTCACCGAGCCGGCTCCGACTCGTGACCACACCGAGCGCATGTTGCGCGGCTTCGGCTACCCGGTGAGCGTTGATGGCGCGACCGCTTCCGTAGAGTCCGGCGGTAAACTGGCTGCAACCCACATCGAAGTGCCGGGCGATATCTCGTCGTCGGCGTTCTTCCTGGTCGCGGCGTCGATTGCTGAAGGCTCGGAACTGGTGCTCGAACACGTCGGCATCAACCCGACCCGTACCGGCGTGATCGACATCCTGCGCCTGATGGGCGCCGACATCACCCTGGAAAACCAGCGTGAAGTGGGTGGAGAGCCGGTTGCCGACCTGCGCGTGCGAGCGGCTAAACTCAAGGGTATCGAGATTCCGGAAGCGCTGGTTCCACTGGCCATCGACGAGTTCCCTGTGCTGTTCGTGGCCGCGGCCTGTGCCGAAGGGCGCACCGTGCTGACCGGCGCCGAAGAGCTGCGGGTCAAGGAATCGGACCGTATTCAGGTCATGGCGGACGGTCTGCTGGCACTGGGTGTCAAATGCGAACCGACCCCGGACGGCATCATCATCGACGGCGGCCAGATCGGCGGCGGCGAAGTGCATGGTCATGGCGATCACCGCATCGCGATGGCTTTCAGCGTAGCCTCGCTGCGCGCCAATGCACCCATCCGCATCCATGACTGCGCCAACGTCGCGACATCGTTCCCGAACTTCCTCGCGCTGTGCGCGCAGGTCGGCATTCGTGTGGCGCAAGAGGCTCAGTCGTGA